The Chiloscyllium punctatum isolate Juve2018m chromosome 2, sChiPun1.3, whole genome shotgun sequence genome has a window encoding:
- the LOC140492417 gene encoding RNA-binding protein with multiple splicing 2-like, translated as MSEISSKSILPKQLTIIKCATHVIDNKDTGNARADQATKNAVTAQFYCPLNQQVLNRLSASNRWAKRGNARILSAANIVSNTSPFTAPPAQRRVTQQIQSASQSPPQTDEADSEEVHVLSINSLPMNIKSRELYLLFPSFKEYAGSLVKLTSKQPVGFVTLDSSAEAVKNALNSILFDPENPQTLWVEFVKVNKMIAKSKLTATPNPTDMHPALGAHFIAHDPYDRAGTALIPACPEAWAPYCLYTTELAPAISHTAFTYPAAALHTQMCWCHPSEASPQGWKSHQLSI; from the exons ATGTCTGAGATCTCCTCCAAATCCATCCTCCCCAAGCAATTGACCATAATCAAATGTGCTACCCACGTAATAGACAATAAGGATACTGGCAATGCCAGAGCTGATCAAGCCACCAAAAATGCAGTAACAGCTCAATTCTATTGTCCTCTGAACCAGCAGGTGCTAAATAGATTATCTGCCTCAAACAG GTGGGCAAAGAGAGGAAATGCAAGgatactttcagcagctaacatCGTCTCTAACACCtctccattcacag CACCACCTGCCCAGAGGAGGGTGACACAACAGATTCAATCAGCTTCCCAGTCACCACCACAAACTGATGAAGCCGACAGTGAAGAGGTTCATGTGCTTTCCATCAATAGCCTTCCTATGAATATTAAATCACGTGAGCTTTACCTTCTCTTCCCTTCATTTAAGGAATATGCAGGTTCGCTGGTCAAGCTAACATCAAAACAGCCAGTTGGCTTTGTTACACTTGACAGCAGTGCAGAAGCAGTAAAGAATGCATTAAACAGTATTCTATTTGATCCTGAAAATCCTCAGACTCTCTGGGTGGAATTTGTaaaggtgaacaagatgatagcCAAAAGCAAACTGACAGCTACACCTAACCCCACAGATATGCATCCTGCCTTGGGAGCACACTTCATTGCACACGACCCCTATGACCGTGCAGGAACAGCATTGATTCCTGCATGTCCAGAAGCCTGGGCTCCCTATTGCCTGTACACAACAGAACTGGCCCCTGCCATTTCACATACTGCGTTCACCTACCCTGCTGCTGCACTTCACACTCAGATGTGCTGGTGTCATCCATCTGAAGCATCTCCACAAGGATGGAAGTCTCATCAGTTAAGTATTTAA